One window from the genome of Methanomassiliicoccales archaeon encodes:
- a CDS encoding nitroreductase family protein — protein sequence MDVVKAIEERHSVRGFTAEDVPNDIIDETLRLANLAPSAGNLQARDFIIVRDGEMKKKLSKASFGQRFVEEAPVVIVVCTNMNRIKNYGERGESLYTIQDTAASVMNMMLYLVSQGYGTCWVGAFDEKEVGRLMQLPECARAVAMVPIGRPKDSGRTSPRMEQDTIVHREKW from the coding sequence ATGGATGTTGTGAAAGCTATCGAGGAACGGCACAGCGTCAGAGGCTTCACGGCCGAGGACGTACCAAATGACATCATCGACGAGACGCTCCGGTTGGCCAACCTGGCACCCTCCGCAGGCAATCTGCAGGCCAGGGACTTCATCATCGTCAGGGATGGCGAGATGAAGAAGAAACTGTCCAAGGCCTCGTTCGGACAGCGGTTCGTGGAGGAAGCTCCGGTCGTCATCGTGGTCTGCACCAACATGAACCGCATCAAGAACTACGGTGAAAGAGGGGAGAGCCTGTACACCATCCAGGACACCGCCGCCTCCGTAATGAACATGATGCTATACCTGGTCAGCCAAGGATACGGCACATGCTGGGTGGGCGCCTTCGACGAAAAGGAGGTGGGGCGGCTGATGCAGCTGCCGGAATGCGCCAGGGCGGTGGCCATGGTCCCCATCGGCAGGCCCAAGGATTCCGGCCGGACCTCTCCGAGGATGGAGCAGGACACCATCGTGCACAGGGAGAAATGGTGA
- the pth2 gene encoding peptidyl-tRNA hydrolase Pth2, translating to MASFNYKMIIVVRKDLKLSPGKMAAQVAHAAVNCALIAKKRSPMYFDAWYNEGQKKAVVKVNSLQELHEIKTAAEAAGLVTSLIVDAGMTELPPNTTTCLGIGPAPDNLIDKVTGHLGLM from the coding sequence ATGGCATCTTTCAATTACAAAATGATCATAGTCGTGCGCAAGGACCTGAAGCTGTCCCCGGGCAAGATGGCGGCACAGGTGGCACACGCCGCCGTTAACTGTGCGCTGATCGCCAAGAAACGCAGCCCCATGTATTTTGACGCCTGGTACAACGAAGGCCAGAAAAAGGCGGTGGTCAAGGTGAACAGCCTTCAGGAGCTCCATGAGATCAAGACGGCGGCCGAGGCCGCCGGACTGGTGACCTCGCTGATCGTCGACGCGGGCATGACCGAGCTGCCGCCCAACACCACCACCTGTCTGGGCATCGGACCCGCTCCGGACAACCTGATCGACAAGGTGACCGGGCATCTAGGGCTGATGTGA
- a CDS encoding VOC family protein translates to MVQMIEGFEHVALEVQNAERSLRFYTDVFGAVETNHWESKVPGIQRIVFLDLGGVVIELIERGGAKEQFHDRGDAGIKHLCLRVRNLAAVMAMVERLGAKVVSGIMTIDRSKYEPVLTDGSMDLDRGFKRAVVSDPDGIQIELMEK, encoded by the coding sequence ATGGTCCAGATGATCGAAGGTTTCGAGCATGTAGCGCTGGAGGTCCAGAACGCCGAGAGATCGCTCAGGTTCTACACCGATGTCTTCGGCGCGGTGGAGACGAACCACTGGGAATCCAAAGTGCCGGGCATCCAGCGAATTGTTTTCCTCGATCTCGGAGGGGTGGTCATCGAGCTCATCGAGAGGGGCGGGGCCAAGGAACAGTTCCATGACCGCGGTGACGCCGGGATCAAGCACCTTTGCCTGAGGGTCAGGAACCTGGCCGCGGTGATGGCGATGGTGGAGAGGCTGGGCGCCAAGGTGGTCTCGGGGATCATGACCATCGACCGTTCCAAATACGAGCCCGTCCTGACCGACGGATCCATGGACCTGGACAGGGGATTCAAAAGGGCGGTAGTATCTGACCCTGACGGCATCCAAATAGAATTGATGGAGAAATGA
- the tgtA gene encoding tRNA guanosine(15) transglycosylase TgtA, producing the protein MFEITKRDGLARIGKLETAHGILETPALLPVINPRLITVSPRELYDVFGFQGLITNSYIIRNDPVLKEKALDGKLHDLLDFPGVIMTDSGTFQSHMYGEVDLKNSDIVNFQKDIGTDIGTVLDIFTEPEWTKEQTAAAVDVTLERTEEAAGLKGSMMLAGVVQGSVYPDLREHCAREMASMPVDVHPVGGVVPLMEQYRFADLVDVIVASKKGLNPSRPVHLFGAGHPMVFSLAVLLGCDMFDSASYAKFARDDRLMTVEGTMHLADMKVNDCDCPACVGKTIEQIKAMKPSERLMTLARHNLYTSLTEIERCRRAILEGDIWELAERRCRSHPALLDGLRRLHEHTEYLERFEPLSRDRAMFYTGPESLNRPAMLRYERRIFSRYRQPGNEIMVGFADNSKPYGRQYSNEIARISETSDAHFMVVTPFGPVPIELDEMYPIAQSLFPSTNDRETQERIKELMERQSHRQTYKLSLMYDGEPTLEMLSEIAQGKTTFDIDAYRIRAVADYQFGEGAADALFSGKVDLVKSKNTDKIRNVIVDGEHILSMRAEDGFFTMRPGAGRRLLKAFPSPRLRVMVRDDAIPFVREGKNAFCGFVTDADPDIRPMDEVIVVDQNDRMLAIGRAVLVPDEMRAMSKGIAVKVREGVKD; encoded by the coding sequence ATGTTCGAGATCACAAAAAGGGACGGACTGGCCAGGATCGGTAAACTCGAGACCGCCCACGGTATCCTGGAAACGCCCGCCTTGCTTCCGGTCATCAATCCCCGGCTGATCACCGTCTCGCCCAGGGAACTGTACGACGTGTTCGGTTTCCAGGGACTCATCACCAACTCGTACATCATTAGGAACGATCCAGTACTGAAGGAGAAGGCGCTTGACGGTAAGCTCCACGATCTCCTTGACTTCCCCGGGGTCATCATGACCGACAGCGGGACCTTCCAATCCCATATGTACGGTGAGGTCGACCTAAAGAACAGCGACATCGTCAATTTCCAGAAGGACATCGGAACGGACATCGGAACGGTCCTGGACATCTTCACCGAGCCGGAATGGACCAAGGAACAGACCGCGGCCGCGGTGGATGTGACCCTGGAGAGGACAGAGGAGGCCGCCGGCCTGAAGGGGAGCATGATGCTCGCCGGAGTGGTCCAAGGCTCCGTCTATCCCGACCTCAGAGAGCACTGCGCCCGGGAGATGGCCTCGATGCCGGTCGATGTCCACCCGGTGGGCGGCGTGGTACCGCTCATGGAACAATACCGGTTCGCAGATCTGGTGGATGTCATCGTCGCATCGAAGAAGGGACTCAACCCTTCCCGGCCAGTGCACCTGTTCGGAGCGGGACATCCGATGGTGTTCTCGCTCGCTGTCCTGCTCGGATGTGACATGTTCGATTCCGCATCGTACGCCAAGTTCGCCCGTGACGACCGTCTCATGACGGTGGAGGGTACCATGCACCTGGCCGACATGAAGGTGAACGACTGTGACTGCCCGGCGTGCGTGGGAAAGACCATCGAGCAGATCAAGGCCATGAAGCCGTCCGAAAGGCTGATGACGCTGGCCAGGCACAACCTGTACACATCGCTCACCGAGATCGAAAGATGCCGGCGCGCCATCCTGGAAGGGGACATCTGGGAGCTGGCCGAAAGACGCTGCCGTTCCCACCCGGCCCTGCTGGACGGACTCCGCCGGCTGCACGAGCATACCGAATACCTGGAGAGGTTCGAGCCGCTTTCCCGGGACCGTGCCATGTTCTACACCGGGCCGGAATCGCTGAACCGCCCGGCGATGCTGCGCTACGAGAGACGCATCTTCTCCCGCTACCGACAACCGGGCAATGAGATAATGGTCGGTTTCGCCGACAACAGCAAGCCCTATGGCCGGCAGTACTCGAACGAGATCGCCAGGATCTCCGAGACCTCAGACGCCCACTTCATGGTGGTCACCCCGTTCGGCCCGGTGCCGATCGAGCTCGACGAGATGTATCCCATCGCCCAGTCTCTTTTCCCGAGCACGAACGACCGGGAGACCCAGGAGCGGATAAAGGAGCTGATGGAAAGGCAGTCCCACCGCCAGACATACAAGCTCTCGCTCATGTACGACGGCGAACCGACCCTGGAGATGCTTTCCGAGATCGCCCAAGGGAAGACGACGTTCGACATTGACGCTTACCGGATCCGGGCGGTCGCTGACTACCAGTTCGGTGAGGGGGCGGCCGATGCCCTGTTCTCGGGCAAGGTCGATCTGGTCAAATCCAAGAACACGGACAAGATCCGCAACGTCATCGTCGATGGCGAGCACATCCTGTCGATGAGGGCGGAGGACGGGTTCTTCACCATGAGGCCAGGGGCAGGAAGGAGGCTTTTGAAGGCCTTCCCTTCGCCACGGCTCCGGGTGATGGTCCGGGATGATGCCATACCGTTCGTCAGGGAAGGCAAGAACGCTTTCTGCGGTTTCGTGACCGACGCCGACCCAGATATCCGCCCGATGGACGAGGTGATCGTCGTCGACCAGAACGACAGGATGCTGGCGATCGGAAGGGCGGTGCTCGTTCCGGATGAGATGAGGGCCATGTCCAAGGGCATTGCGGTGAAGGTGCGCGAAGGCGTGAAGGATTAG
- a CDS encoding DUF99 family protein: MKRQVRVLGIDDAPFSFRDGKVPIVGVVVRLPGYVEGVIVSEVTVDGDDADQVITDLILRSRYREQIRMVMIDGTSLGGFNVVDIDRLSKDTGIPFCTVTRDRPDIDSMRGALQKHFPDWQRRMEIVERHRPVPVQTGHGPIFASITGASSAEMEELLRGSTIQGAIPEPIRMAHLIAAAMVKGESKGNP; encoded by the coding sequence ATGAAACGGCAGGTGCGCGTCCTGGGGATCGATGACGCACCTTTCTCTTTCAGGGACGGCAAGGTGCCCATCGTCGGCGTGGTCGTCCGTCTGCCGGGTTATGTTGAGGGGGTGATCGTCTCGGAGGTCACGGTCGACGGGGACGATGCGGACCAGGTAATCACCGACCTGATCCTGAGGTCGAGGTACCGGGAGCAGATCAGAATGGTCATGATCGACGGGACCTCGCTGGGCGGCTTCAATGTGGTGGACATCGATCGCCTATCAAAGGACACCGGCATCCCGTTCTGCACGGTCACCAGGGACCGGCCGGACATAGACTCCATGAGGGGGGCGCTGCAGAAACATTTTCCGGATTGGCAGCGAAGGATGGAGATCGTGGAAAGGCACAGACCGGTCCCGGTTCAGACTGGCCACGGTCCGATATTCGCTTCCATCACCGGCGCTTCTTCTGCGGAGATGGAGGAACTTCTGCGGGGGAGCACTATCCAAGGCGCGATACCGGAGCCGATCCGGATGGCCCATCTGATCGCCGCCGCGATGGTCAAAGGAGAATCTAAAGGCAATCCCTGA
- a CDS encoding 30S ribosomal protein S12 — MARGLYTARKLSSDRQKFRWSDSSYKKRMLKLKEKSDPLEGASQARGIVLEKVGIEAKQPNSGIRKCVKVQLIKNGRQITAFAVGDGAINFIDEHDEVLVEGIGGRMGRSYGDIPGVRFKVIQVNNVSLNELVRGRKEKPVR, encoded by the coding sequence TTGGCACGAGGATTATACACTGCCAGGAAGCTCTCATCAGACAGGCAGAAGTTCCGATGGAGTGACAGCTCTTATAAGAAGAGAATGCTCAAGCTCAAGGAGAAGTCTGACCCGTTGGAAGGGGCATCCCAGGCCAGGGGCATCGTACTTGAAAAGGTCGGTATCGAAGCCAAGCAGCCGAACTCCGGGATCAGAAAGTGCGTCAAGGTACAGCTGATCAAGAACGGCAGGCAGATCACCGCTTTCGCTGTAGGCGACGGCGCCATCAATTTCATTGACGAGCACGACGAGGTCCTGGTAGAGGGCATCGGCGGCAGAATGGGTCGTTCATACGGTGATATTCCTGGTGTCAGGTTCAAGGTCATCCAGGTGAACAACGTGTCCCTAAACGAACTGGTTAGGGGCAGGAAAGAGAAGCCAGTGAGGTGA
- a CDS encoding KEOPS complex subunit Pcc1, producing MSVECEIEMDLESEAQAKAILKAIELDNGPYAKATISGKTLRLVCEARSMPSMLHTLEDLLACIRVAEEMTCAGNK from the coding sequence GTGTCCGTTGAATGCGAGATCGAGATGGACCTGGAGAGCGAGGCTCAGGCCAAAGCGATACTGAAAGCGATCGAGCTGGATAACGGTCCCTACGCCAAAGCCACCATTTCCGGGAAGACCCTGCGTCTGGTCTGCGAGGCGAGATCGATGCCGTCCATGCTGCATACCCTGGAGGACCTGCTCGCCTGCATCAGGGTGGCCGAGGAGATGACCTGCGCTGGAAATAAGTGA